A stretch of Bacillus pseudomycoides DNA encodes these proteins:
- the trpD gene encoding anthranilate phosphoribosyltransferase, whose amino-acid sequence MNSYLRKLVEGQNLTEQEMYEAGLVLLSEDILESEIAAFLALLKAKGETADEIYGLVRALREKALPFASHIKGAMDNCGTGGDGAQTFNISTTSAFVLAGAGVKVAKHGNRAVSSKTGSADLLEELGVNIACTPREIDYLLEKVGIAFLFAPAMHPALKRIMKIRKELNVPTIFNLIGPLTNPIDLETQFVGIYKRDMLMPVAEVLQKLGRKQALVVNGSGFLDEASLQGENHVVILKDNKIIEESIIPEEYGFSHVKNEEIRGGNAKENANITLQVLKGKKSVYRDTVLLNAGLALFANGKAGTIEEGIHMAAQSIDSGKALAKLNALIHASHNRLEKVN is encoded by the coding sequence ATGAATAGTTATCTTCGGAAATTAGTAGAAGGACAGAATTTAACGGAACAGGAAATGTATGAAGCAGGCCTTGTGCTCTTAAGTGAAGATATATTAGAAAGTGAAATTGCTGCTTTTTTAGCATTGTTAAAGGCAAAGGGTGAAACAGCCGATGAAATATATGGACTCGTTCGTGCTCTTCGGGAAAAGGCATTACCATTTGCAAGTCATATAAAAGGAGCAATGGATAATTGCGGAACGGGCGGAGACGGTGCACAAACATTCAACATTAGTACAACATCTGCTTTCGTACTTGCCGGGGCTGGTGTGAAGGTAGCGAAACATGGAAATCGTGCTGTTTCTAGTAAAACGGGAAGTGCAGATCTATTAGAAGAACTCGGTGTAAATATTGCATGTACGCCAAGAGAGATTGACTATTTATTAGAAAAAGTAGGTATTGCTTTTCTATTTGCACCAGCTATGCATCCAGCACTTAAGCGCATTATGAAAATAAGAAAAGAGCTAAATGTACCGACCATTTTTAATTTAATCGGTCCGCTTACAAATCCAATTGATTTAGAAACACAGTTTGTTGGCATATACAAACGAGATATGCTAATGCCTGTAGCAGAGGTATTGCAAAAGCTTGGTAGAAAACAAGCGCTTGTTGTAAATGGGAGCGGATTTTTAGATGAAGCATCTCTGCAAGGGGAAAATCATGTAGTGATTTTAAAAGATAACAAAATTATAGAAGAGAGTATTATTCCCGAAGAATATGGATTTTCTCATGTGAAAAATGAAGAAATAAGAGGCGGGAATGCAAAAGAAAATGCGAATATTACACTGCAAGTACTAAAGGGGAAAAAGAGTGTATACCGTGATACGGTTCTACTCAACGCTGGTCTTGCACTTTTTGCAAATGGAAAAGCAGGGACAATTGAAGAAGGTATTCATATGGCCGCTCAAAGCATAGATTCTGGAAAAGCATTAGCGAAATTGAATGCATTAATTCACGCAAGTCATAACAGATTGGAGAAGGTGAACTAA
- a CDS encoding L-lactate permease, whose protein sequence is MAVLLALIPIMMIFICLFVFKQTSLKASLISYIVCGGIVLLTPMFRLQMGEVMHATIKGGLICFIVGYVLFFGILLFHLMNKMGYIDQVARFIEQVTHDRLLQMLLMCFGICPLIESVSGFGIGFMVAAPIFLSLGYKPFQAVLLSFIGLLASSWGAMATGTIIGSQLINMPLVNLGSSTALLSIPFFAYFVYLSLYVVGGWQAVKEKWKEGFGFFLLFSISIYLSNAYVSVELAGILSSIVTITFGFLIIKMTARQGKEFLSEHAATTQREISIVKIISPYLFLTVCILLSRLIPSLHNMLQSYAVVDLPAYSYKLALLYSPGFWLGVTCLFTIVFFRIPSPIIKQSLSQTIKQWIPFAITTTMFIAISELMGAAGMHTLLAEAAGSTFGTLFVFVAPFIGAIGGFLTGSNAGSNAMFIKLQMQTAQNVGLPWQYVTTLQNTASSVATIACPSRITLGAYLCNIPFRENELLKKTTLMIFGAVLIVVMEVAGWYVWQ, encoded by the coding sequence ATGGCTGTATTGTTAGCCCTTATTCCGATTATGATGATTTTTATTTGTTTATTTGTATTTAAGCAAACATCACTTAAAGCATCGTTAATTTCCTATATTGTATGCGGTGGAATCGTTTTACTAACACCAATGTTTCGACTGCAAATGGGGGAGGTTATGCATGCAACAATTAAGGGCGGGTTAATTTGTTTTATTGTAGGGTATGTTTTGTTTTTTGGTATTCTTTTATTTCACCTCATGAACAAAATGGGGTATATCGATCAAGTTGCACGTTTTATAGAACAAGTTACACATGATCGATTATTACAAATGCTCTTAATGTGCTTTGGAATTTGTCCACTTATCGAATCAGTGAGCGGGTTTGGAATTGGTTTTATGGTGGCAGCTCCGATTTTTCTTTCGCTTGGTTATAAACCGTTCCAAGCAGTTTTATTATCGTTTATCGGTTTATTGGCGAGTTCCTGGGGAGCTATGGCAACGGGAACGATTATTGGATCGCAGCTAATCAACATGCCATTAGTGAACTTAGGATCGAGTACAGCATTACTCAGTATTCCTTTCTTTGCATACTTTGTTTACCTTTCTTTGTATGTAGTTGGTGGCTGGCAAGCGGTGAAGGAAAAGTGGAAGGAAGGATTCGGTTTTTTTCTCTTATTTTCTATATCAATCTATCTTTCTAATGCATACGTCAGTGTTGAATTAGCGGGGATTTTAAGTTCCATTGTAACAATTACATTTGGGTTTCTTATCATTAAGATGACAGCGAGGCAAGGGAAGGAGTTTTTATCGGAGCATGCTGCAACGACGCAGCGAGAAATTTCTATCGTGAAAATTATAAGCCCTTATTTATTTTTAACAGTTTGTATTTTGCTCTCTCGTCTTATTCCATCGTTACATAATATGCTGCAATCTTATGCCGTCGTTGATTTACCAGCGTACTCTTATAAATTAGCATTATTATATTCACCTGGATTTTGGCTTGGGGTGACATGTTTATTTACCATCGTTTTTTTCCGTATTCCTTCTCCTATTATAAAACAGTCTTTATCGCAAACGATCAAACAATGGATACCGTTTGCGATTACAACGACAATGTTCATTGCTATTTCAGAATTGATGGGTGCGGCGGGTATGCATACATTATTAGCAGAAGCAGCAGGAAGTACATTTGGAACATTATTTGTCTTTGTTGCCCCGTTCATCGGTGCCATTGGTGGTTTTTTAACGGGAAGTAACGCAGGATCAAATGCGATGTTTATTAAACTACAAATGCAAACAGCGCAGAATGTAGGACTTCCGTGGCAATATGTTACGACTCTGCAAAATACAGCATCATCCGTAGCGACAATTGCTTGTCCGTCACGGATTACGCTGGGGGCCTATTTATGTAATATTCCATTTCGTGAGAATGAACTACTAAAGAAGACAACGCTTATGATTTTTGGAGCGGTGTTGATTGTAGTGATGGAAGTTGCCGGATGGTATGTATGGCAATAA
- the trpA gene encoding tryptophan synthase subunit alpha yields MGVERITAAFQNGKKAFIPYIMGGDGGLQKLKEQIRFLDEAGASIVEIGIPFSDPVADGPTIQRAGKRALDNGTTLGGIFQALAEVRQEVNIPFVLMTYLNPILAFGKERFIGSCLEAGVDGIIVPDLPYEEQDIIAPLLRDANIALIPLVTVTSPVERIEKITRESQGFVYAVTLAGVTGVRRDFKQEIHSYLEKVKAHVDLPVVAGFGISTTEQIEEMITLCDGVVVGSKVIELLETEKEEEICELIAAVK; encoded by the coding sequence ATGGGAGTAGAAAGAATTACAGCGGCGTTTCAAAATGGAAAAAAAGCATTTATCCCTTATATAATGGGGGGAGATGGCGGCTTACAAAAGTTAAAAGAGCAAATTCGTTTTCTAGATGAAGCGGGAGCGAGCATTGTTGAAATTGGTATCCCTTTTTCTGATCCAGTTGCAGATGGTCCAACAATTCAAAGGGCAGGAAAACGAGCGTTAGATAATGGAACAACGCTCGGAGGAATCTTTCAGGCATTAGCGGAAGTAAGACAAGAAGTAAATATTCCATTTGTACTTATGACATACTTAAACCCTATTTTAGCATTTGGCAAAGAACGGTTTATCGGAAGCTGTCTTGAAGCGGGTGTTGATGGAATTATCGTTCCAGATTTGCCGTATGAAGAGCAGGATATTATTGCACCGCTCCTTCGGGATGCGAATATCGCTCTTATTCCACTTGTTACTGTAACGAGTCCGGTTGAACGAATTGAAAAGATTACGAGGGAGTCACAAGGGTTTGTTTATGCGGTAACGTTAGCAGGGGTCACTGGGGTTAGACGTGACTTTAAACAAGAGATTCATAGCTACTTAGAAAAAGTAAAAGCACATGTTGATCTCCCGGTAGTTGCTGGATTTGGAATATCAACCACTGAGCAAATTGAGGAAATGATTACGTTATGTGATGGAGTGGTTGTGGGAAGTAAGGTAATTGAGCTTTTGGAAACAGAAAAAGAAGAGGAAATTTGTGAACTGATTGCTGCAGTGAAATAA
- a CDS encoding phosphoribosylanthranilate isomerase — translation MKVKICGITDIETAKVACEYGADAIGFVFAKSKREITPERAKQIIDELLADVMKVGVFVNESVEVIQKIVNDCGLTHVQLHGDEGNHHIRRLNIPSIKAIGVHSSEDIEQSPDYEADFLLFDSPKEKFHGGNGKTFSWQLLDDMSDEIRKKCILAGGLHIENIKEAIEIVKPYMIDVSSGVETDGKKDREKIKQFIRKAKECSI, via the coding sequence ATGAAAGTAAAGATTTGCGGCATTACCGATATAGAAACAGCAAAGGTAGCTTGTGAATACGGCGCAGATGCGATTGGCTTTGTGTTTGCGAAAAGCAAAAGGGAAATTACACCTGAAAGAGCAAAACAGATTATTGATGAGCTTCTAGCTGATGTAATGAAAGTGGGCGTGTTTGTAAATGAATCGGTAGAAGTCATCCAGAAAATCGTAAATGATTGTGGCTTAACGCATGTACAACTGCATGGGGATGAAGGAAATCATCATATTAGAAGATTGAATATTCCGTCTATAAAAGCGATTGGTGTACATTCAAGCGAAGATATAGAGCAATCACCAGACTATGAAGCTGATTTTCTCTTATTTGATAGTCCGAAAGAAAAGTTTCATGGCGGAAATGGCAAAACATTTTCTTGGCAGTTACTAGATGATATGTCAGATGAAATTCGCAAAAAGTGCATTTTAGCTGGTGGATTACACATTGAAAACATTAAAGAAGCGATTGAAATTGTTAAGCCGTATATGATAGATGTCAGCAGCGGAGTAGAAACAGATGGCAAGAAAGATCGTGAGAAAATAAAACAATTTATTAGAAAAGCGAAGGAGTGTTCAATATGA
- the trpC gene encoding indole-3-glycerol phosphate synthase TrpC: protein METILDKIVEQKKKEVEVLYETYTPVKKQRKSHSLVGALQKFTVIAEVKRASPSKGDIHLHVDVLKQVKMYEECGVGAVSVLTDGQFFKGSFHDLETARVHSNIPLLCKDFIIDKIQIDRAYEAGADLILLIVAALSEEKLRELYAYVQKVGLEAIVEVHNEAELEVALELNPHVIGINNRNLKTFEVDLSTTENLGKRLNEENMLWISESGIHTKEDIVRVKKAGAKGILVGEALMTAPSAHDFFQSLKVTT from the coding sequence ATGGAAACCATTTTAGACAAGATTGTCGAGCAGAAGAAAAAAGAAGTAGAAGTGCTGTACGAAACATATACACCGGTGAAGAAACAACGAAAGTCACACTCTCTTGTAGGAGCACTGCAAAAATTTACAGTGATTGCTGAAGTGAAGCGAGCTTCACCATCTAAAGGTGATATTCATTTACATGTAGACGTATTGAAACAAGTAAAAATGTATGAAGAGTGCGGCGTAGGAGCTGTTTCTGTTTTAACGGATGGTCAGTTTTTTAAAGGATCTTTTCATGATTTAGAAACGGCAAGAGTGCATAGTAACATTCCGCTTTTATGTAAAGATTTCATAATTGATAAAATTCAAATTGATCGGGCGTACGAAGCGGGAGCGGATCTCATTTTACTTATCGTTGCGGCATTATCAGAAGAAAAGCTACGAGAGTTATATGCATACGTGCAAAAAGTAGGATTAGAGGCAATTGTAGAAGTTCATAATGAGGCAGAATTAGAGGTAGCACTAGAACTAAACCCTCATGTGATTGGAATAAACAATCGGAATTTGAAAACATTTGAAGTGGATTTGAGTACGACAGAAAATCTAGGAAAACGATTGAATGAAGAAAATATGCTTTGGATTAGTGAAAGTGGAATCCATACGAAAGAAGATATCGTGCGTGTGAAGAAAGCTGGTGCAAAAGGAATTCTTGTTGGAGAAGCACTTATGACTGCACCTTCCGCACATGACTTTTTTCAATCGCTGAAGGTGACAACATGA
- a CDS encoding aminodeoxychorismate/anthranilate synthase component II has translation MIVLIDNYDSFTYNLYQLLGEYEEEIVVLRNDKVTIQELEEMRPKAIILSPGPGKPEDAGICIRVIQHFYKQIPILGICLGHQAIVSAFGGEIVRAEHIKHGKTSRVKHNGTSIFSYVAQPLTAMRYHSLVAAKQTIPKCFDVLATAMDDGEIMAVRHNYYPLFGLQFHPESIATEEGGKLIRAFLSSVKEEERV, from the coding sequence ATGATTGTACTCATCGATAACTATGATTCATTCACTTATAACTTGTATCAATTGTTAGGGGAATATGAGGAAGAGATTGTTGTACTGCGAAATGATAAAGTGACGATTCAAGAACTCGAAGAAATGAGACCAAAAGCAATTATTCTTTCACCAGGGCCCGGAAAACCAGAAGATGCAGGGATTTGCATCCGGGTGATTCAACATTTTTATAAACAAATTCCGATCCTTGGCATTTGCCTTGGACACCAAGCGATTGTTTCTGCATTTGGCGGTGAAATTGTAAGGGCAGAGCATATAAAACATGGGAAAACATCACGTGTAAAGCATAATGGCACATCGATATTTTCATATGTCGCGCAACCGTTAACTGCGATGCGCTATCATTCACTCGTGGCGGCGAAGCAGACGATTCCAAAGTGTTTCGATGTATTAGCGACAGCGATGGATGATGGGGAAATCATGGCAGTTCGACATAATTATTATCCACTTTTCGGGTTGCAGTTTCATCCGGAGTCAATTGCGACTGAAGAGGGCGGAAAATTAATCCGTGCATTTTTATCCAGTGTGAAAGAGGAGGAGCGAGTATGA
- the scfA gene encoding six-cysteine ranthipeptide SCIFF — translation MKRIVTLSTRKLTDTVKHGGCGACQTSCQSACKTSCGVANQKCENIMNR, via the coding sequence ATGAAAAGAATCGTAACACTAAGTACTCGTAAACTGACAGATACAGTAAAACATGGTGGATGTGGTGCATGTCAAACATCTTGCCAATCAGCTTGCAAGACATCTTGCGGAGTTGCAAATCAAAAATGTGAAAATATAATGAACAGATAG
- a CDS encoding DUF2278 family protein — translation MPLKNYGVLKGIALQSMIGKGKTPHYQVHLQDDLGVDYRIAINVKSQSYPSEVLYFASENIKSEAITILPTLPFGFTEVKNNEPRVALDYVRGNLFGSKQMIPLPPERSGADNDLNEKIEHYIKRAIEEKAIIYAFGERWGPENDTHDRYFHFKPGNGIHDIHMNQGNVEKWKNDDGAWQDGGILIHFEKRKQWVGIFLAFQSQSWCTDEEGHARVPVEQCNYMTEI, via the coding sequence ATGCCCCTAAAAAACTACGGAGTCCTAAAAGGTATAGCATTACAATCTATGATTGGAAAAGGGAAAACACCTCATTATCAAGTTCATTTGCAAGATGACTTAGGAGTAGACTATCGGATTGCAATTAATGTGAAATCGCAGAGTTATCCATCAGAAGTACTATATTTTGCAAGTGAAAATATTAAATCAGAAGCTATTACGATTTTACCGACATTACCTTTTGGTTTTACAGAAGTGAAAAATAATGAACCAAGGGTAGCTTTAGATTATGTGCGGGGAAATTTATTTGGTTCAAAACAGATGATTCCTTTGCCGCCAGAAAGATCGGGAGCGGACAATGATTTAAATGAAAAAATAGAACATTATATAAAACGAGCGATAGAGGAAAAGGCAATTATTTATGCATTTGGAGAACGATGGGGTCCAGAAAATGATACACATGATCGATATTTTCATTTTAAACCTGGTAATGGCATACATGATATTCATATGAATCAAGGAAATGTGGAGAAGTGGAAGAATGATGACGGCGCGTGGCAAGATGGTGGCATATTAATTCATTTTGAAAAAAGGAAGCAATGGGTTGGCATTTTCCTCGCATTTCAGTCGCAGTCTTGGTGTACAGATGAAGAGGGGCATGCGCGTGTCCCGGTGGAGCAGTGTAATTATATGACGGAAATTTAA
- the scfB gene encoding thioether cross-link-forming SCIFF peptide maturase, with protein MIHQYKLNGYNIVLDTYSGSVHVVDDLAYEIIALYETTAAEEIITMMLEKYVHDSDISEKDIRETIADIEELKNDGKLFTEDEYKSLSIDLRNRQTYVKALCLNVAHTCNLSCEYCFASQGKYNGSRAIMSYEVGKRAIDYLLENSGHHRNLDIDFFGGEPLMAWKVVKQIVAYARSKEKEYKKTFRFTFTTNGMLLNDEITDFLNKEMYNVVLSLDGRKEVHDHLRKTVTGKGSYDYIVPKFQEFVKKRGDKEYYVRGTYTHNNVDFTNDIFHIADLGFDKLSMEPVICNPREPYALTEKDLPDIYNQYEILAKEMLKREEEGNGFTFYHYMLDLSEGPCIQKRISGCGSGTEYFAVTPWGEFFPCHQFIGDNEYSMGNIWDGITKQEMQCQFKESSCYSKTECQDCWAKLYCSGGCPANALHATGSINGIYDFSCDIFRKRVECSMMVKVAESMRTMKKNKQAVAQA; from the coding sequence ATGATTCATCAATATAAACTAAACGGATACAACATCGTACTCGATACTTACAGTGGATCAGTACATGTTGTCGACGACCTCGCTTATGAAATCATCGCGCTTTATGAGACTACTGCTGCAGAAGAAATCATAACAATGATGCTAGAAAAATACGTACATGATTCCGATATCTCTGAGAAGGACATTCGAGAAACCATTGCAGATATCGAAGAGCTAAAAAATGATGGAAAACTCTTTACTGAGGATGAATATAAGAGTCTCTCAATTGATTTAAGAAACCGCCAAACTTATGTAAAGGCTCTCTGCCTTAATGTTGCACATACATGTAACTTATCATGCGAATACTGCTTCGCCAGCCAAGGGAAATACAATGGAAGCAGAGCGATTATGAGTTATGAGGTTGGCAAAAGAGCTATCGATTACCTATTGGAAAACTCCGGCCATCACCGAAACCTCGACATCGACTTCTTCGGGGGAGAGCCGCTCATGGCCTGGAAAGTTGTAAAACAGATTGTCGCTTACGCAAGAAGTAAAGAAAAAGAGTACAAAAAAACGTTTCGATTCACCTTTACTACAAATGGCATGTTACTAAACGATGAAATCACTGATTTTTTGAATAAAGAAATGTACAATGTCGTACTGAGTCTTGATGGAAGAAAAGAAGTCCACGATCACCTTCGTAAAACAGTAACTGGAAAGGGGAGCTATGATTATATCGTTCCGAAGTTCCAAGAATTCGTCAAAAAGCGTGGAGATAAAGAATACTATGTGCGTGGAACCTATACTCATAACAATGTTGACTTCACCAATGACATTTTTCATATCGCAGATCTTGGTTTTGACAAGCTCTCGATGGAACCGGTCATCTGTAATCCACGGGAACCATATGCACTCACCGAAAAGGACCTTCCAGATATTTATAACCAGTACGAAATTCTCGCCAAGGAAATGCTAAAGCGTGAGGAAGAAGGTAATGGATTCACTTTCTACCATTACATGCTTGACCTCTCAGAAGGCCCTTGCATCCAAAAGAGAATTTCTGGCTGCGGCTCAGGAACTGAATATTTCGCTGTCACACCATGGGGCGAGTTCTTCCCTTGCCACCAGTTCATCGGGGATAACGAATACAGTATGGGAAATATTTGGGATGGAATTACAAAACAAGAGATGCAATGTCAATTTAAAGAGAGCAGTTGCTACTCGAAGACAGAATGTCAGGACTGCTGGGCGAAACTTTACTGCAGTGGTGGTTGCCCTGCCAACGCATTGCACGCAACCGGCTCCATCAATGGAATCTACGATTTTAGCTGTGACATCTTCCGTAAGAGAGTAGAATGTTCCATGATGGTTAAAGTAGCTGAATCCATGAGAACTATGAAAAAAAACAAACAAGCCGTGGCACAAGCATAA
- the trpB gene encoding tryptophan synthase subunit beta encodes MNYAYPDEKGHYGIYGGRYVPETLMQSVLELEEAYKEAMQDEAFQQELEHYLQTYVGRETPLYFAENLTKYCGGAKIYLKREDLNHTGAHKINNTIGQALLAVRMGKKKVVAETGAGQHGVATATVCALLGLECVIFMGEEDVKRQKLNVFRMELLGAKVESVAAGSGTLKDAVNEALRYWVAHVYDTHYVMGSVLGPHPFPQIVRDFQSVIGKETKRQYEALEGKLPEAVVACIGGGSNAMGMFYPFVHDKEVALYGVEAAGKGVHTEKHAATLTKGSVGVLHGSMMYLLQNEEGQIQEAHSISAGLDYPGVGPEHSLLKDIGRVSYHSITDDEALAAFQLLTKKEGIIPALESSHAVAYALKLAPTMKQDEGLVICLSGRGDKDVESIKRYMEEV; translated from the coding sequence ATGAATTACGCATATCCAGATGAAAAAGGTCATTACGGTATATACGGAGGACGTTACGTTCCAGAAACACTTATGCAATCTGTCTTAGAATTAGAAGAAGCGTATAAAGAAGCGATGCAAGATGAAGCATTTCAACAAGAATTAGAGCATTATTTACAAACGTATGTTGGAAGAGAAACACCGCTTTATTTTGCGGAGAATCTGACAAAGTATTGCGGAGGGGCAAAAATCTACTTAAAGCGTGAAGATTTAAATCATACCGGAGCCCATAAAATTAACAATACAATTGGGCAAGCGCTTCTTGCAGTGCGAATGGGTAAGAAAAAGGTTGTAGCTGAAACGGGAGCTGGACAGCACGGGGTTGCAACAGCGACGGTATGTGCCTTACTCGGTTTAGAGTGCGTCATTTTCATGGGAGAAGAGGATGTGAAACGTCAAAAGTTAAATGTCTTCAGAATGGAACTATTAGGAGCGAAGGTGGAAAGTGTTGCAGCAGGTAGTGGAACGTTAAAAGATGCAGTAAACGAGGCGCTTCGCTACTGGGTTGCACACGTGTATGATACGCACTATGTAATGGGATCTGTTCTTGGACCACATCCATTTCCGCAAATTGTACGTGATTTCCAAAGTGTAATCGGGAAAGAAACGAAGCGGCAATATGAAGCGTTAGAAGGAAAATTACCAGAAGCGGTTGTTGCTTGTATCGGCGGTGGAAGTAATGCAATGGGAATGTTTTATCCATTTGTGCACGATAAAGAAGTTGCTCTTTACGGCGTAGAAGCAGCAGGTAAAGGCGTTCATACAGAGAAACATGCAGCAACGTTAACAAAAGGAAGTGTTGGTGTCCTTCATGGTTCGATGATGTATCTCCTTCAAAATGAAGAAGGACAAATTCAGGAAGCACATTCTATTTCAGCAGGGCTCGATTATCCTGGAGTTGGACCAGAGCATAGTCTGCTAAAAGATATTGGCCGTGTTTCCTATCACTCAATTACAGATGACGAAGCGCTGGCTGCATTTCAGTTACTAACGAAAAAAGAAGGAATTATCCCAGCATTAGAAAGTTCCCATGCAGTGGCGTATGCATTAAAACTCGCACCTACAATGAAGCAAGATGAAGGGCTTGTTATTTGTTTATCGGGCCGCGGTGATAAAGATGTTGAAAGTATAAAACGTTATATGGAAGAGGTGTAA